The following are from one region of the bacterium genome:
- a CDS encoding permease, whose protein sequence is MSTKASAPFLSKDLANTPNNQKPSPPWRERLGPLVGTEGKILLALIAVFGVAYFLPIDQARFNNAVHESLALTKWYAQEHVLLCLIPAFFIAGAIGAFVSQTAVMKYLGAKANKLVAYSVAATSGTLLAVCSCTVLPLFAGIWKRGAGLGPAAAFLYSGPAINILAVVLTARVLGIELGLARAIFAIVFSVVIGLVMALLFAKEEAEKAAEAAKQPPIPESRPLWQTATMLAAMTGILVFANWGHPEEQSGVWYAIWSWRWIVTSGFALILAAGLHLFYAVRLIEVVVSVIAAGALAFLFPSYPLIPFVAGVIALAMMATNGNEELADWLGQTWDFAKKILPLLLAGVVIAGLLLGRPGHEGLIPSAWVENALGGNSFGANAFASIAGAFMYFATLTEVPILQGLLGAGMGEGPALALLLAGPALSLPNMIVIRSVMGTKKTLIFVGLVVVLATLSGLLYGNLFH, encoded by the coding sequence ATGAGCACGAAAGCCTCCGCCCCTTTTTTGAGCAAGGACTTGGCGAATACGCCAAACAACCAAAAGCCAAGCCCACCCTGGCGCGAGCGCCTCGGGCCGCTCGTCGGCACGGAAGGCAAGATCCTCCTCGCGTTGATCGCCGTATTCGGCGTGGCGTACTTCCTTCCCATCGACCAGGCGCGCTTCAACAACGCCGTTCACGAATCGCTGGCGCTGACCAAGTGGTACGCCCAGGAGCACGTGCTGCTCTGCCTGATCCCGGCGTTCTTCATTGCCGGAGCAATCGGTGCCTTCGTCAGCCAAACCGCCGTGATGAAGTACCTCGGCGCAAAAGCAAACAAGCTGGTGGCCTACAGCGTGGCAGCGACCAGCGGAACATTGCTCGCCGTCTGTTCCTGCACGGTGCTGCCGCTATTCGCTGGCATCTGGAAGCGCGGCGCCGGGCTTGGTCCAGCGGCCGCATTCCTCTACAGCGGCCCCGCCATCAACATCCTGGCAGTTGTCCTGACGGCGCGCGTTCTTGGGATTGAACTCGGCCTCGCGCGAGCGATCTTCGCGATCGTCTTCAGCGTCGTCATCGGCCTGGTCATGGCGCTGCTCTTCGCAAAGGAAGAGGCCGAGAAAGCGGCCGAAGCCGCGAAGCAACCTCCGATACCGGAAAGCCGCCCGCTCTGGCAAACGGCCACGATGCTGGCCGCGATGACGGGCATCCTGGTGTTCGCCAACTGGGGGCATCCAGAGGAGCAATCGGGCGTGTGGTACGCAATCTGGTCCTGGCGCTGGATCGTCACGTCGGGGTTCGCGCTCATCCTCGCAGCCGGACTGCATCTCTTCTATGCGGTCCGACTTATCGAGGTCGTCGTCTCCGTTATCGCCGCCGGCGCGTTAGCCTTCCTGTTCCCCTCTTACCCACTCATCCCATTTGTTGCCGGAGTCATCGCACTGGCCATGATGGCAACCAACGGCAACGAAGAGCTCGCCGACTGGCTCGGCCAAACATGGGACTTCGCAAAGAAGATCCTGCCGCTTCTGCTCGCCGGCGTTGTCATTGCCGGCCTGCTGCTAGGACGTCCCGGCCACGAAGGCCTGATCCCTTCGGCCTGGGTGGAGAACGCACTCGGCGGCAACTCCTTCGGAGCAAACGCATTCGCCTCGATCGCCGGGGCATTCATGTACTTCGCAACACTCACCGAAGTGCCGATCCTCCAAGGTCTGCTGGGCGCCGGCATGGGCGAAGGCCCGGCCCTGGCGCTGCTGCTCGCCGGACCGGCGCTTTCCCTTCCCAATATGATCGTTATCCGCAGCGTGATGGGCACGAAGAAGACCCTCATCTTCGTCGGTCTCGTGGTCGTGTTGGCAACGCTCAGTGGTTTGCTTTACGGCAACCTGTTCCACTAA